In Polynucleobacter sp. es-EL-1, the following are encoded in one genomic region:
- the thiS gene encoding sulfur carrier protein ThiS: MRIVVNQVEQQLPENGTILDALELISAKPPYAVAVNLQFVPKTRHAEHLLREGDQVEVIAPVTGG; the protein is encoded by the coding sequence ATGCGCATAGTAGTGAATCAAGTTGAGCAGCAGCTTCCAGAAAACGGCACTATTTTGGATGCGCTTGAACTCATTTCAGCTAAACCTCCCTATGCGGTAGCCGTCAATTTACAGTTTGTACCTAAAACCCGGCATGCTGAGCATCTGCTGCGTGAGGGTGACCAAGTAGAAGTGATCGCGCCGGTCACTGGTGGTTAG
- a CDS encoding FAD-dependent oxidoreductase, whose protein sequence is MTSAFANHHYAIVGAGLMGRLLAVALAKRGAKVELYEKGSSQGLDSAARIAAAMLAPLAESAITEDNVVRMGVYSLPRWRQLIDELAKPVFFHQDGTLILWHRQDTSDAERFASHLDRNTERNSTLPKAQRLDSKELAQIEPGVAERFGQALYLPNEGQLDNRQLLEALLVELQLMKVPCHWNQAINPEDLRAESTGFDWVIDCRGLGAKAAWKDTQNLRGVRGEVIRLYAPEVKLRRPTRLIHPRYPIYIAPKEDDVYVVGATEIESEDVSPMSVRSAMELLSAVYTVHSGFAEARILEMATQCRPTLKDNLPAIVVDQAPHQAALMQINGLYRHGFMISPAVLDCALELMSIGSSHTADELGLHVDMHSSTQEVSTCA, encoded by the coding sequence ATGACTAGCGCTTTTGCCAATCACCATTACGCCATCGTTGGCGCCGGCCTGATGGGTCGGCTGCTGGCGGTTGCACTGGCAAAGCGTGGTGCCAAGGTAGAGCTCTATGAAAAAGGGAGCTCGCAAGGACTTGACTCGGCAGCACGCATAGCAGCAGCAATGCTAGCGCCATTGGCGGAGTCTGCAATTACTGAAGATAACGTTGTTCGGATGGGAGTCTATAGTCTGCCCCGTTGGCGACAGCTGATTGATGAATTAGCTAAACCGGTTTTTTTTCACCAAGATGGCACCTTGATCTTGTGGCACCGGCAAGATACCAGTGATGCAGAGCGCTTTGCGTCCCACCTTGATCGCAATACTGAGCGTAATAGCACCTTACCTAAAGCACAACGCTTAGATAGCAAGGAGCTTGCGCAAATAGAACCTGGGGTTGCAGAGCGTTTTGGACAAGCGCTCTACTTACCCAATGAAGGACAGTTAGACAATCGCCAACTTTTAGAGGCATTGCTCGTTGAACTACAGTTAATGAAGGTTCCTTGCCACTGGAATCAAGCAATTAACCCAGAGGATCTCAGAGCTGAATCAACCGGTTTTGACTGGGTCATTGATTGCCGCGGCTTAGGTGCCAAAGCAGCTTGGAAAGATACTCAAAATCTTCGTGGGGTTCGCGGTGAAGTCATTCGCTTATATGCACCAGAAGTTAAACTGCGTCGCCCTACCCGCCTGATTCATCCACGCTACCCTATCTATATTGCTCCTAAAGAAGATGATGTTTATGTGGTGGGTGCTACTGAAATTGAATCTGAAGATGTGTCGCCCATGAGTGTGCGCTCCGCTATGGAGTTACTCAGTGCCGTCTACACAGTACACAGTGGTTTTGCAGAAGCCCGTATTTTAGAGATGGCAACCCAATGTCGCCCAACTCTCAAAGATAATTTACCGGCTATTGTGGTTGATCAAGCGCCTCACCAAGCGGCACTGATGCAGATCAATGGCCTTTATCGTCATGGTTTTATGATTTCACCAGCAGTGTTAGATTGCGCTCTTGAGCTCATGAGTATTGGAAGTAGTCACACTGCCGATGAACTTGGTCTTCATGTCGACATGCATTCATCAACACAAGAGGTGAGCACATGCGCATAG
- the thiD gene encoding bifunctional hydroxymethylpyrimidine kinase/phosphomethylpyrimidine kinase, which produces MKSLTPTSIQIPKVLTIAGSDSGGGAGLQADLKVISALGGYGMTVVTAITAQNTLGVSRIQDIDLDVVEAQIDAVLLDIGADIVKIGMLASPEIVRTVAKALRQHGVKRIVLDPVLRATSGASLGGDDTAQAMIAELFPIATLITPNLEETSLLLGREIAGPSDFKLAAEELLDMGPQAVLIKGGHLDPSHTQLTDYLMWRTLEDGLEVVLAKEFKHYRVNTPNTHGTGCSLASAIATYLASGHDLPHSVAKAISYVEAGLEAGRYLSIGEGPGPLWHMHDFYKTALSDEGDQY; this is translated from the coding sequence ATGAAATCACTCACCCCAACTTCTATACAGATCCCTAAAGTATTGACCATTGCCGGGTCAGACAGCGGCGGTGGCGCAGGCCTACAGGCTGACCTCAAAGTCATTAGCGCCCTGGGCGGATATGGCATGACGGTAGTGACTGCGATTACCGCCCAGAACACCCTTGGTGTTAGCCGTATTCAGGATATTGACCTCGATGTGGTTGAGGCCCAAATAGATGCCGTTCTTTTGGATATTGGTGCTGATATTGTCAAGATTGGGATGTTAGCTAGCCCAGAAATCGTCCGAACAGTCGCAAAAGCACTTCGTCAGCACGGAGTAAAGCGGATTGTTTTGGATCCCGTTCTGCGGGCTACGTCAGGAGCCAGTTTGGGGGGTGATGATACCGCTCAGGCCATGATTGCCGAGTTATTTCCTATAGCAACTTTAATTACCCCCAATTTAGAAGAAACTTCCTTGCTTTTGGGTCGTGAAATCGCTGGGCCAAGTGACTTCAAGCTTGCCGCCGAAGAATTGCTCGATATGGGCCCTCAAGCAGTGCTCATCAAGGGTGGGCATTTAGACCCATCGCATACGCAGCTCACCGACTATTTAATGTGGCGCACGCTAGAAGATGGGCTCGAAGTAGTGCTAGCGAAGGAGTTCAAGCACTATCGCGTTAATACACCTAACACTCACGGTACAGGCTGTTCATTAGCATCAGCCATTGCCACCTATTTAGCTAGTGGCCATGATCTACCGCATTCAGTGGCTAAGGCAATTTCGTATGTGGAGGCAGGATTAGAAGCTGGTCGCTATTTAAGTATTGGCGAGGGTCCAGGGCCTCTATGGCATATGCATGATTTTTATAAAACGGCGCTGAGCGATGAAGGTGATCAGTACTGA
- a CDS encoding sulfatase-like hydrolase/transferase, with translation MNSENNTPKNPSRRALLESGAALFGSTLIPNSAVAASKTAHQAATSVNSPDSPPAGYNILYILVDQEHFFEKWPFPVPAREAIKKKAITFLNHQAAGMVCSSARSVLYTGHHIQETGIFDNLNYVWQQNLSTSIKTIGHRLTELGYYPAYQGKWHLSANMDLTSNPVDAPLKEYQETIASYGFKDYFGIGDLTDTTLGGYHYDDVTVSSTSTWFRTKAQELKGKGQPWFLAVNFVNPHDVMYFNSDLPGENIQSKSHAMNIARAPQDEIYSATWDAPLPATRGQPFDSPGRPVGQKIYQAIQDLMVGPWPNEDRRWKALQDYYFNAIRDCDLRVQSILNILKQNDMEKNTIIIFNADHGELGGHHQLRGKGTTAYRQQNHIPLMIVHPAYPGGVECKALTSQVDIAPTIIGLTGVNEATRHQASAGLQGRDFSGLLKNPTQAKIDSLRPSALFNFDMLSYQDVRWAALTIDTKKYRSLNAKQQLAMLEKHPPNFSNRTSIRSFFDGRYRFSRYFAPNNFNTPRTMEELILNNDLEVYDLHNDPEEIRNLALDINANQELIFSLNLSLNALIAKEVGVDKGLYMPIRNGKWYFDKS, from the coding sequence ATGAACTCTGAGAACAACACTCCTAAGAATCCATCACGTAGAGCTCTTTTGGAATCCGGCGCTGCCCTGTTCGGATCTACCTTGATTCCAAATTCTGCGGTTGCAGCATCAAAGACGGCCCATCAGGCGGCTACTTCTGTTAATTCACCAGATTCACCTCCAGCTGGTTACAACATTCTTTATATCTTGGTTGATCAGGAGCATTTTTTTGAAAAATGGCCATTCCCAGTTCCAGCACGAGAGGCTATAAAGAAAAAGGCAATTACCTTCTTAAATCATCAAGCTGCGGGCATGGTTTGCTCCTCCGCGCGCTCAGTTTTATATACAGGCCATCATATACAAGAGACTGGTATTTTCGATAATTTAAATTATGTTTGGCAGCAAAACTTATCAACCAGCATCAAAACCATAGGCCATCGCTTAACTGAGTTAGGATACTACCCCGCATATCAGGGGAAGTGGCATTTGTCTGCCAACATGGACCTTACCTCGAATCCCGTTGACGCTCCATTGAAGGAGTACCAGGAAACAATAGCGTCATATGGCTTTAAAGATTACTTTGGAATTGGTGATTTAACAGATACCACCTTGGGTGGCTATCATTATGATGACGTTACCGTTTCCTCAACAAGCACTTGGTTCAGAACTAAAGCGCAAGAGCTAAAAGGAAAAGGGCAGCCCTGGTTTTTAGCTGTAAATTTCGTTAATCCTCATGATGTGATGTACTTTAATTCTGATTTGCCTGGTGAAAATATTCAAAGCAAATCTCACGCAATGAATATTGCAAGAGCACCACAAGATGAAATTTATAGTGCTACTTGGGATGCGCCATTGCCAGCTACACGTGGACAGCCTTTCGATTCGCCTGGAAGGCCTGTGGGGCAAAAAATATATCAAGCAATACAAGATCTAATGGTGGGTCCATGGCCCAATGAAGATAGGCGCTGGAAAGCTCTTCAAGACTATTACTTCAACGCAATTCGTGATTGTGACCTTCGTGTGCAATCAATCCTAAATATTCTGAAGCAAAATGACATGGAAAAAAATACCATTATCATTTTCAATGCTGATCACGGTGAATTAGGCGGGCACCATCAATTGCGGGGTAAGGGAACTACAGCATATCGTCAGCAAAATCATATTCCTCTGATGATTGTTCATCCCGCATATCCTGGAGGAGTCGAGTGTAAGGCTTTAACTTCTCAGGTTGATATTGCTCCTACTATTATTGGTTTAACTGGAGTTAACGAGGCTACTCGCCATCAGGCTAGTGCGGGATTGCAGGGAAGAGATTTTTCGGGCTTGTTAAAAAATCCTACTCAGGCAAAGATCGATAGTTTGCGTCCATCAGCTTTATTCAACTTTGATATGCTGTCATATCAAGATGTACGATGGGCAGCCCTAACTATTGATACCAAAAAATATCGATCCCTTAATGCAAAACAGCAATTAGCTATGCTAGAAAAGCACCCGCCTAATTTTTCAAACAGAACATCCATCAGAAGTTTTTTTGATGGAAGATATCGATTCTCGAGATACTTTGCTCCAAACAACTTTAATACTCCAAGAACGATGGAGGAGTTGATATTAAATAATGATCTTGAGGTCTATGATCTTCACAATGATCCAGAAGAGATTCGAAATTTGGCTCTCGATATAAATGCTAATCAAGAGCTCATATTTTCTTTAAATCTGAGCTTAAATGCGCTGATTGCAAAGGAAGTAGGGGTTGATAAGGGTCTGTATATGCCAATTCGCAATGGGAAGTGGTACTTTGACAAAAGTTAA
- a CDS encoding amidohydrolase has product MSRTSLLKALPFFSLCFLSHLAAAEVQILKASTIITMDEKNPRAEAIAFDTTTKKIIAVGSLKDVQASAPKATVKDLGSTVLMPGFIDPHNHPILSGITTQAPAYWIAPYVGAKSWSDVQAIIKKADAEAPAGRPLVFNGLDRLLQQAPLPTRDVLDKLTPSGRAIIVVDNSGHAVYFNTATIKILGWKNQKPPVNPVGGSYGRYKDGTSNGIANESAALMAVIGPILPKAVPHILLSSAKWYAYMASMGITSTSEHTYNTGMYKGYQALASVPDTPLRMHVYHMAIEPDAGAQVTWSDPSLVRKNGIKLWADGSPWLGTVAQSFPYLENARTKQAEIIIGPLGEKGMNYTRLQLDQMLDKYAPMGYQMAFHCNGDVGFDVVLDAYENALNKYKLTGTDHRWRVEHLGAARADQFQRAERLGVTVSLAPFQYIYWGDLLDGTMFAPEYGSQWQRAGDGVKMKTRTTFHNDGSVSPPDTLRNIQHMVTRTTDSGKVHGANQAVTLDQALKASTINGAYQLKRDKEIGSLEVGKYADLVELSADITAVKPNEIVEKVKVKGTWLGGKKIDTKKFLEQITAIDPTQHQGMADSALKNAHSH; this is encoded by the coding sequence ATGAGCCGCACATCACTCCTCAAAGCTTTACCTTTTTTCTCGCTTTGCTTCTTGTCCCATCTGGCTGCTGCAGAAGTTCAAATTCTAAAAGCATCCACCATTATTACGATGGATGAGAAAAATCCCCGTGCTGAAGCCATTGCTTTTGACACAACAACAAAAAAGATTATTGCCGTAGGATCTTTAAAGGATGTTCAGGCTAGCGCACCAAAGGCCACTGTAAAAGACTTGGGTTCTACAGTATTAATGCCGGGCTTTATTGATCCACATAATCATCCGATACTTTCTGGAATCACGACTCAGGCACCAGCCTATTGGATTGCACCCTATGTTGGCGCTAAAAGCTGGTCAGATGTTCAAGCAATAATCAAAAAGGCCGACGCAGAAGCCCCAGCTGGCAGACCTTTGGTATTTAATGGCCTTGATAGACTTTTGCAGCAAGCGCCTCTACCAACACGGGATGTCCTTGATAAGCTGACACCAAGTGGTCGCGCAATTATTGTTGTTGATAATTCTGGACATGCGGTTTATTTCAATACTGCAACAATTAAGATTTTAGGATGGAAGAATCAGAAACCTCCTGTTAATCCAGTAGGCGGTAGTTATGGTCGATACAAAGATGGAACCTCAAACGGTATTGCTAATGAATCAGCTGCATTAATGGCGGTGATTGGCCCGATCCTACCTAAAGCTGTGCCACACATTTTGCTCTCTAGTGCAAAGTGGTATGCGTATATGGCTTCTATGGGTATCACCTCGACATCTGAGCACACTTACAACACGGGTATGTACAAGGGCTATCAGGCGCTAGCATCGGTACCGGACACCCCATTGAGAATGCACGTTTATCACATGGCAATTGAGCCAGATGCAGGTGCTCAAGTCACTTGGTCTGACCCAAGCTTAGTTCGTAAAAACGGTATTAAGCTTTGGGCTGATGGCAGTCCTTGGTTGGGTACGGTTGCACAAAGCTTTCCTTATTTAGAAAATGCACGCACCAAGCAGGCCGAAATTATTATTGGACCGCTGGGCGAGAAGGGGATGAATTACACCCGCCTACAGCTTGATCAAATGCTAGATAAATATGCGCCTATGGGTTATCAAATGGCATTTCACTGCAATGGTGACGTTGGCTTTGATGTCGTGTTAGATGCCTATGAGAATGCCCTTAATAAATATAAGCTCACAGGTACAGATCACCGTTGGCGTGTTGAGCACCTGGGTGCAGCACGTGCAGATCAATTCCAACGCGCTGAACGACTTGGCGTAACAGTCTCGCTTGCTCCTTTTCAATATATCTATTGGGGTGATTTATTGGACGGAACCATGTTTGCGCCTGAATATGGTTCACAGTGGCAACGGGCTGGCGATGGGGTGAAAATGAAAACACGCACCACCTTTCATAATGATGGCTCTGTATCGCCGCCAGATACCTTAAGAAATATCCAGCATATGGTGACTCGCACTACTGATTCTGGGAAGGTGCATGGAGCAAACCAAGCAGTAACCCTTGATCAGGCTCTAAAAGCATCCACGATTAATGGCGCTTATCAGTTAAAGCGTGATAAAGAGATTGGCTCTCTTGAAGTAGGAAAATATGCTGACTTAGTTGAGCTTTCAGCTGATATTACCGCTGTGAAACCAAATGAGATTGTTGAAAAGGTCAAAGTGAAAGGTACATGGCTCGGTGGCAAGAAGATTGATACCAAAAAATTCTTAGAGCAAATTACGGCAATTGACCCAACGCAGCATCAAGGTATGGCGGATTCTGCTCTTAAAAATGCGCATAGCCATTAA
- a CDS encoding thiamine phosphate synthase: MSLVRDLADQIIAAHSHDDLSLPIPSFSLSSPPPQIDNEHAADHYELAGTVAAVAMGFIECDAKILGKAWSRMVHQDGGFNPLKWPSRPEHFDLLPWTRNMNPKAFAECPQRLGLYGVMPDADWVKRMVDAQIPTVQLRFKSEDKKRIKQQIAQSVEAVKGTKTLLFINDYWQEAIEAGAYGIHLGQEDLDTADFDVIRNAGLRLGISTHGYAEMVRADRLCPSYIAMGAVFPTNLKVMPTVPQGLGRLYKYTQLMSHYPLVAIGGIDAGSIHAVAQSGVGSIALVRAITGEPDPTAAVKHLQELMQT, encoded by the coding sequence ATGAGCTTAGTTCGCGATCTCGCTGATCAAATCATTGCTGCGCATAGCCATGATGATTTATCTCTGCCGATTCCGAGCTTTAGCTTGAGCTCACCTCCACCCCAAATTGATAATGAACATGCGGCCGATCATTATGAGTTGGCCGGCACAGTTGCCGCGGTTGCCATGGGCTTTATTGAATGCGATGCCAAGATCTTAGGTAAAGCATGGTCTCGTATGGTGCATCAAGATGGCGGCTTTAATCCATTGAAGTGGCCTTCTAGACCCGAGCATTTTGATTTACTACCTTGGACGCGCAATATGAATCCCAAGGCATTTGCTGAGTGTCCGCAGCGCTTAGGTCTTTATGGGGTGATGCCCGATGCGGATTGGGTTAAGCGTATGGTCGATGCTCAGATCCCTACAGTGCAATTACGCTTTAAATCCGAAGACAAAAAACGCATTAAGCAGCAAATAGCCCAGTCCGTTGAAGCAGTTAAAGGCACTAAGACTTTGCTATTTATCAACGACTACTGGCAAGAGGCTATTGAAGCGGGAGCCTACGGCATTCATTTAGGGCAAGAGGATCTCGACACGGCAGATTTTGATGTCATCAGAAATGCTGGGTTACGTTTGGGTATTAGCACCCATGGCTATGCAGAAATGGTGCGCGCCGATCGCCTTTGTCCAAGCTATATTGCGATGGGAGCAGTCTTTCCGACAAACCTCAAAGTAATGCCTACTGTGCCGCAAGGCTTGGGTCGTTTATATAAATATACGCAGCTCATGAGCCACTATCCTTTAGTTGCGATTGGCGGTATTGATGCTGGAAGTATTCACGCGGTCGCGCAAAGTGGCGTGGGTTCAATAGCATTAGTGAGGGCCATCACTGGTGAGCCAGATCCTACTGCTGCCGTTAAACATCTCCAAGAGCTCATGCAAACTTAA
- a CDS encoding linear amide C-N hydrolase — translation MNNRLKKIIAVSLILGTSLTSIPVSACTMLSYTDTKGNSYVGRTNEYPGMLPDELTYYPVGTRIESVTPDGKQGYQFKTRYAVFGATLKGMVPNSKQDTIHEGVNDQGMSISALEFTENGQPKITATPDKVLSATDFGTWALGSFKTISELRAALERDGIQFWLPRVKSMGNVITPVHFSIIDRTGDAAVVEFTGGRLNIHQNSVGVLTNDPEFPWHLKNLQNFAGLTNIDKNTGQFNKFKVNAPDAGGALRSLPASNLSPDRFIKAAYYSNFATKATTPDGAILALSHLMNNFDRPAGITIDKPSSSSVGESVASSKPTSEVTFFTSLKDLNRNLFYIRTIGMMNYVKVDINKLGAIKSVKIVSFSSLEKYSGFNAEELFLN, via the coding sequence ATGAACAACAGATTAAAAAAAATAATTGCCGTCAGTTTAATTTTAGGCACATCTCTAACATCTATTCCAGTTTCTGCCTGCACTATGTTGTCCTATACGGATACTAAAGGTAATTCATATGTAGGTAGAACTAATGAGTATCCGGGGATGCTGCCAGATGAACTTACGTACTATCCTGTTGGCACGCGTATTGAATCTGTTACTCCGGATGGCAAGCAAGGTTATCAATTTAAGACCAGATATGCGGTTTTTGGAGCAACTCTAAAGGGAATGGTTCCAAACTCGAAGCAAGATACTATTCATGAAGGAGTAAACGATCAGGGTATGTCGATTTCCGCTCTGGAATTTACAGAAAATGGCCAACCTAAAATTACCGCCACTCCAGATAAGGTTTTGTCTGCGACTGATTTTGGAACCTGGGCACTTGGAAGCTTCAAAACTATTAGCGAACTCAGGGCGGCACTAGAGCGAGACGGGATTCAGTTTTGGTTACCCCGAGTCAAGAGCATGGGAAATGTAATTACGCCAGTTCATTTTTCGATCATTGATCGTACTGGTGATGCTGCTGTTGTTGAGTTCACAGGAGGCAGGCTCAACATACATCAAAATTCTGTAGGCGTTTTAACAAACGACCCAGAATTTCCATGGCACTTGAAGAATCTTCAAAACTTTGCCGGATTGACAAATATCGATAAAAATACTGGGCAATTTAATAAGTTCAAAGTGAATGCCCCAGACGCCGGTGGCGCTCTCAGATCTCTTCCTGCTTCTAACTTATCGCCAGACCGTTTTATTAAGGCCGCCTATTACTCCAATTTTGCTACAAAAGCCACTACACCTGATGGTGCGATTTTGGCTTTATCTCACTTAATGAATAATTTTGATCGTCCTGCAGGGATTACTATTGATAAACCTAGTTCCTCAAGCGTTGGTGAATCAGTTGCATCCAGCAAGCCCACATCAGAAGTAACTTTTTTCACTTCATTAAAAGACCTCAATCGGAATTTATTCTACATTCGCACCATAGGTATGATGAATTATGTGAAGGTTGATATTAATAAATTGGGCGCTATCAAGTCAGTAAAAATAGTTTCATTCAGCTCCCTTGAAAAGTATTCGGGATTTAATGCTGAAGAACTATTTCTAAACTAA
- a CDS encoding thiazole synthase, with amino-acid sequence MTAPLPQSLNIADPFVLYGESFASRLLLGTSRYPSPQVLENAVQQSNPGMITVSLRRQGSSTVQAHSGFWDLLKKMAVPVLPNTAGCHSPQEAITTAQMAREVFETHWIKLELIGDDYTLQPDTLRLVSTAETLIKDGFKVLPYCTEDLILCQRLVDVGCQAVMPWAAPIGTGKGPLNPYAMQLLRDRLKVPLLVDAGLGLPSHACTVMEWGFDGVLLNTAVALADDPVAMAKAFALSVQAGRTAYLSGAMQAQESAQASTPLVGTPFWHQS; translated from the coding sequence ATGACCGCCCCACTGCCCCAGTCTCTCAATATTGCAGACCCATTTGTTCTGTATGGCGAGTCTTTTGCAAGCCGCTTATTACTCGGGACCTCTCGTTACCCATCACCACAGGTGCTGGAGAATGCTGTGCAGCAATCCAATCCAGGAATGATTACCGTGAGCTTACGCCGCCAAGGCAGCTCAACAGTGCAAGCGCACTCTGGATTTTGGGATTTACTGAAAAAAATGGCTGTACCAGTACTACCCAACACTGCAGGTTGTCATAGCCCGCAAGAAGCGATTACTACTGCGCAGATGGCCAGAGAAGTTTTTGAAACCCATTGGATTAAGTTAGAGCTCATTGGTGATGACTACACATTGCAACCCGATACCTTACGTTTAGTGAGTACCGCCGAAACTTTAATTAAAGACGGCTTCAAAGTGCTGCCCTACTGCACGGAAGATCTGATTTTGTGTCAACGCTTAGTTGATGTTGGCTGCCAAGCAGTCATGCCTTGGGCTGCCCCAATCGGGACTGGCAAAGGCCCACTCAATCCATATGCGATGCAACTCTTACGAGATCGTCTGAAAGTGCCATTATTGGTGGATGCTGGTTTAGGCTTACCTTCTCATGCCTGCACTGTGATGGAATGGGGCTTTGATGGGGTGTTACTCAATACCGCCGTTGCCCTTGCAGATGATCCCGTTGCGATGGCTAAAGCCTTTGCATTATCAGTGCAAGCGGGCCGAACCGCCTATTTGTCTGGTGCCATGCAGGCGCAAGAATCTGCACAGGCAAGCACGCCATTAGTGGGCACCCCTTTTTGGCATCAAAGTTAA
- a CDS encoding lipase family protein — MKRIACLSVLTFGTALSIFSSTVYAEPPMQPFYAAVMKMAPEGKLGQVIKKEKIATSVKGAQAWRVAYISSDISGRKTIATGMVVAPVGAAPAGGRPVMTWAHGTTGTAQNCGPSQVFDPVVPLNEYFLMDGNSWTDYGIPAVDEFIKEGYVIAATDYQGLGGGGKHQYGVAATNGMDAINAARAAGSMKETGANKKAIVYGWSQGGGATIAAASRPEYIKQKGTAFDDLDVLGFVAMAPQDVAVLAPAGKLDQASADKYFAASQKEFSNNIFNFGHATMFYWGTQAAFPDLKLSEVFTDEGVKVFNKIYGNKCMHVGSDTLNYYYSSNFMKLVNSKPTNTLAWAEAMVKGSVAPVKPAAPVQIYFGTADTVIPPPMHKAYQDQICKLGGNVGRMQLPGEQTHFSTPPEAKQYYLPWIRDRIAGKPLANACPQS, encoded by the coding sequence ATGAAACGAATTGCTTGCTTGTCAGTTTTAACATTCGGTACAGCCCTGAGTATTTTTTCATCTACTGTATATGCTGAGCCACCAATGCAACCTTTTTATGCTGCAGTCATGAAGATGGCCCCTGAAGGTAAATTAGGTCAAGTAATAAAGAAGGAAAAAATTGCCACTTCAGTCAAAGGTGCGCAAGCTTGGAGGGTTGCTTATATTTCATCTGATATATCAGGTAGAAAAACGATTGCAACTGGGATGGTAGTTGCACCTGTGGGGGCGGCCCCTGCTGGTGGTCGCCCTGTTATGACTTGGGCACATGGCACGACCGGAACAGCCCAAAACTGTGGCCCCTCTCAAGTCTTTGACCCAGTCGTTCCTTTAAATGAGTATTTCTTGATGGATGGAAATTCGTGGACTGACTACGGCATACCTGCTGTAGATGAATTTATTAAAGAAGGTTACGTAATAGCAGCCACCGATTACCAGGGTTTGGGTGGTGGTGGCAAGCATCAATATGGCGTTGCCGCAACTAACGGTATGGATGCAATTAATGCAGCTCGTGCCGCAGGCTCCATGAAAGAAACGGGAGCCAATAAAAAAGCAATCGTATATGGCTGGTCACAAGGTGGGGGAGCTACTATTGCTGCAGCAAGTAGGCCTGAGTATATAAAACAAAAGGGAACTGCCTTTGATGATCTAGATGTTCTTGGCTTCGTTGCAATGGCGCCGCAAGATGTAGCGGTTTTGGCACCAGCAGGTAAGCTTGATCAAGCGAGTGCTGATAAGTATTTTGCCGCATCTCAAAAGGAGTTCTCCAATAATATCTTCAATTTTGGCCATGCAACGATGTTTTATTGGGGAACTCAAGCCGCTTTTCCAGATCTTAAATTATCCGAAGTTTTTACTGATGAAGGTGTGAAGGTATTTAATAAGATCTACGGTAATAAATGTATGCATGTGGGTAGCGATACTCTTAATTACTACTACAGCTCAAACTTCATGAAGTTAGTTAATTCAAAGCCTACCAATACTTTGGCGTGGGCTGAGGCGATGGTAAAAGGCAGTGTTGCACCAGTAAAACCTGCTGCACCGGTACAAATTTACTTTGGCACTGCTGATACTGTAATTCCGCCACCAATGCATAAAGCTTATCAAGATCAAATATGCAAGTTGGGTGGTAACGTTGGAAGGATGCAGTTGCCAGGAGAGCAGACGCACTTTTCAACCCCTCCAGAGGCTAAGCAGTATTACTTGCCTTGGATTAGGGATAGGATTGCAGGCAAGCCATTGGCTAATGCTTGCCCTCAAAGTTAG